GCGCGCTGGGAGGAGGCTTCACCCGCGAAGCCCTGCGCGACGAGGTCCGCACCGCCACGAGCTACGCGTCCCTCACCGACGAGGAGTTCGACTGGGCGCTCGCCCTGGTGCGCGAGGGTGGCCCCACGCTGCGCGCCTACCCGGAGTTCCGCCGCGTGGTCGAAGTGGACGGCCGCTTCCGCGTCCCCGACGTGCGCCTCGCGAGGCTGCACCGGCTCAACATCGGCACCATCACCTCGGACGCGTCCGTGCAGCTGCGCTACTGGAGCGGCGGCAACCTGGGCACCGTGGAGGAGTCCTACGTCAGCCGCCTGAAGCCCGGAGACACCTTCCTCTTCGCGGGCCGCCGGCTGGAGTTCAGCCGCTTCAAGGACATGACGGCGTACGTGAAGCCCGCGAAGGCCAAGGCCACGCAGACGCCGCGCTGGGGCGGCAGCCGCCTGCCCCTCTCCACGTCGCTCGCCTCCGCGATGCGCCGCACGCTGGAGGCCGCGCGCCAGGGCGACGTGACGCGAGACGAGATCGCCGCCGCGTGGCCCATCCTCGACGCGCAGGCCCGCCTGTCCCGCATCCCCGGCGACGGCCGCTGTCTGGCGGAGACCTGCCGCACCCGCGACGGCCACCACCTCTTCCTCTATCCCTTTGAAGGAAGGCTCGTGCACGAGGGCCTGGCGGCGCTCCTCGCCCTGCGCCTCACGCGCCTGCAGAAGGCCACCTTCAGCCTGTCGGTGAACGACTACGGCCTGGAGCTGCTCACCCCCACGCCCTTCCCCTTCGACGAGGCCCTGCGCCCGGCCCTCTTCACCCGCGAGCGGCTGGTGGAGGACATCCTGGAGAGCGTGAACCTGAGCGAGCTCGCGCGCCGGCAGTTCCGCGACATCGCCCGCGTGGCCGGGCTGGTGATGCCGGGCCTGCCCGGAGCGCGCAAGTCCACCCGCCAGGTCCAGGCCAGCTCCGCGCTCCTCTACGACGTCTTCGTGAAGTACGACCCGGACAACCTCCTGCTGCGCCAGGCGCGACGCGAGGTGCTGGAGCACCAGTTCGAACAGGGCCGGCTCGCGCGCACCCTACAGCGCCTGGAGGCGAACCCCGTCGAGGTCGTCCACGTCCACCGGCCCTCGCCGCTGGCCTTCCCGCTCGTCGTCGAGCGCATCAGCGCGAGCGTGTCCAACGAATCCCTGCTGGACCGCGTGGAGCGACTCAAGGAGCGATGGTCCCAGGCCGATGCCAGACCCGCGTAGCGGACGCGGACGTGGAGCTGCTCCCGGAGCGGGCCCTGCACTGGCCTGAAGCCGGCGTGCTCGCCGTGGCCGACCTGCACTGGGGCAAGACCGAGTCGTTCCAGCAGCACGGCATCCCCCTGCCCCTGGGCGTCCTGGAGGATGACCTGGCCCGCCTCTCCTCCGCCCTCACCGCCACCGGCGCCCGGCGCCTCCTCCTGGTGGGGGACCTCGTGCATTCGAAACAGGGGCTCACCGCCGATGTCATCAGCCGCGTGAATGCCTGGCGCGAAAACCATGCTTCATTAGAAGTCGTACTGATACGCGGCAATCACGACCGCCACGTCCGGACCCTGCCCCCCACCTGGCGGATGGAGGATCGCGAGGACGCATGGGATGAAGGCCCGTTCCGCTTCGCCCACCACCCGGAGCCCGCTACAGGCCGCTACGTGTGGGCCGGTCATCTCCACCCCATGGTGCGCCTGACGGGCGGGGCGGACCGGCTGCGGCTGCCGTGCTTCCACCTGCGCCCCGGGGTGGGCGTGCTGCCCGCGTTCAGCGCCTTCACCGGGGGGCTCGACGTGCGGCGGGGCAGGAAGGACCGCGTCTACGCCGTCGCCGGCACCGCGGTGGTGGAGGTCTAGCGAGCCATGAGCCAGGCCAGGCGCCGCCGCGTGCTGGCGATCATCGCCACCGACGCCACCTTCGAGCGCGTCCCCCACCGGGGCGCCGAGGTGTGGATGGGCAAGTGCCTGCACTGCAACGCCCACCTCGCCGTCGGCCTGGACGGCGAGCCCATCAGCCGCGCCACCATCGAGCACATCGTGCCCCGGACCGCCGGCGGCACCGACGCGCTGGAGAACCTGGGCCTCGCCTGCGCCCGCTGCAACCAGGGCAAGGGCAGCCGCCACGACGCCCACTTCCACCGCGACGCCCGCGTGCGCGAGCTGGTGGACCGCCTGCTCCAGAAGCGCCGCGATCGCTGGCGCGACCCCGGTGACCCGGACTCCGAGTAGCCCCGCTTCAGGCGTGGCGCGCGCCGTCGCACCTTGTAGCGCGCACCCTGAGAGGGATTGCTCCCCGAGGGCGGCGCTCCTCGCGCAAAGCCCCCTTCCGATCGCCAGAAGCGGGATTCATCACCCCGCGCGGGCAACTTGTCGCAACCGCCCCGGGAAGTGCTAAGCGATCCTTATTCCCACTCCCCACAGAATGGTTGACACTGCCGTGTTCATGGTTGATGGTCCCGCGCCGCATTGGGTCGGGAAATGCATGAGGGACCCGCGCCCACGGCACCATCCTAGAGGTTCGTTGGACGTGACTGCCTTGCCGTCTGAGCGCCAGGAGCCACCGCCCGCCCGGTCCACCGGGACCGGGACGGCCCCCCTGACTTCCGCGCCGAACGGTTTCCCCGCGTCCACTCCTGCTTCCATGTCGCCTTCAGTCCTCTTGACCCTGGTCCTGGTATGAGCGGCCCTCTCTTCCCACGCTGGACGAATACGGTGTCGCGCCTGTCGGCCGCGATGCTCCTCGCCGTGCCCGCCATCGCCATCGGTGGCCTGCTGGCCTACGTGCGCTCCCCGCACGTGACCAATCAGGCGCACCCGGTGGAACAGCCCATCGAGTTCGACCACCGGCACCACGCCGGTGACGAGCAGATCGACTGTCGCTACTGCCACTGGACGGTGGAGAAGTCCCCGTCGGCGGGCATCCCCTCCACCACGGTGTGCATGTCCTGCCACGCCCAGGTGTGGAACAAGAGCCCGTACCTCACCGAGGTCCGCAAGGCGTTCTTCGCCGACCAGCCCATCCCCTGGGTTCGCGTCCACAACCTGCCGGACTTCGTCTACTTCAACCACTCCATCCACGTGGGCAAGGGCGTCGGCTGCGCCACCTGCCACGGCCGCGTGGACCAGATGGGCGCCATCGAGCAGTCCGCCCCGCTGACGATGAGCTGGTGCCTGGACTGCCACCGCAACCCCGGCCCCAACCTCCGCCCCCAGGAGTTCATCACCAGCATGACCTGGGCGCCCCCCACGGAGAAGGCGGAGGCCACGGCCCTCGCTGAGAAGCTCTCCAAGGAATACGACGTTCACTCGCGCACGAGCTGCTCCACATGCCACCGATGAACACCAAGCCTGACAGCGCGCCCGCGCAGGAAACCCCCTCGTCGTTCGCGCTCCCGGTCGTCTCGGGCCGCAACGAGGCCGCCCCCCACGCCCACGACGACGTCGTGACGGAAGCCCTGGAGCACGCCTCCACCCGCGCCGTCCCGGCGGAGGGCGCGTACGGCAAGACGTACTGGCTCGGCCTGGAGGAGAAGCTCGCCACGCCGGAGTTCCTGGAGGAGACCCGCCCGGAGTTCCCCGTCGGCGCGGACCTGCCCCCCACCGGCTTCGCCCGCCGCGAGTTCATGCAGCTCCTGGGCGCGTCGCTCGCCCTGGCCGGCGCCACCGCGTGCAGCACCCGTCCCCAGGACGAGCGGCTGGTCGCGTACACGAAGACGCCGCCGGAAGTCACCCCGGGCAACCCGCTGCACTACGCGTCCGGCATGACGCTCGGGGGCCACACCTCCGGCCTGCTCATCACCGCGCGCGAAGGCCGTCCGGTCAAGGTCGAGGGCAACCCCCAGCACCCCATCAACAAGGGCTCCGCGGGCGTCTTCGAGCAGGCGTTCCTGCTCTCCCTCTATGACCCGCAGCGCGCCCGCGTGCTGCGCCAGGGCAACAACCCCCGCTCGCTGCGCGTGCTGGCCGAGGAGGTCTCCGCCCTCGTCGGCCAGAAGGCCGCGGCCGACGGTGGCAGCCGCCTGCGCTTCCTCACGGAGCCCATCAGCTCCCCGATGCTGCGCGACGTGACGGGCCGCATCCAGAAGAAGCTGCCCAACGCGCGCTTCCACGCGTTCTCCTCCATCTCCGACTCCGCCGCCGCGGAGGCGCACCGCGCCCTGTTCGGCCAGCCCGTGCAGGCCGTCTACGACCTGACCCGCGCGGACGTCATCGTCTCCCTGGACGCGGACTTCCTGGAGAGCCGCCCGGAGAACCTGGGCCTCAACCGCCAGTTCGCGGACCGCCGCGACCCGAAGAACGGCGAGCTCAACCGCCTGTACGTCGCCGAAGCCCGCCTGTCCATCACCGGCGGCATGGCGGACCACCGCCTGCGCGTGAAGTCCGCCGAGGTGTTCGGCATCGCCGCCGCGCTGGCGCAGGCCGTGGGTGGCCCCGCCGCCAGCCTGGGCGCCGCCGCGTCCGGCAAGGCCGGCACGCTGGACCCGAAGGTCTCCTCGTGGGTGCAGGCCGTGGCCCAGGACCTGAAGTCCAAGTCCGGCCGCAGCGTGGTCATCGCCGGTGAGCGCCAGCCCGCCGCCGTGCACGCGCTGGCCCAGGCCATCAACGTCGCGCTGGGCAACGTGGGCACGACCGTGCAGGTCGTCCCGGCCGCCGCCCCGGAAGCCTCCGGCCTCGCGGAAGTGCGCGCCCTGGTGGAGGACATCAAGGCCG
This genomic stretch from Corallococcus caeni harbors:
- the pdeM gene encoding ligase-associated DNA damage response endonuclease PdeM, coding for MVPGRCQTRVADADVELLPERALHWPEAGVLAVADLHWGKTESFQQHGIPLPLGVLEDDLARLSSALTATGARRLLLVGDLVHSKQGLTADVISRVNAWRENHASLEVVLIRGNHDRHVRTLPPTWRMEDREDAWDEGPFRFAHHPEPATGRYVWAGHLHPMVRLTGGADRLRLPCFHLRPGVGVLPAFSAFTGGLDVRRGRKDRVYAVAGTAVVEV
- a CDS encoding HNH endonuclease: MSQARRRRVLAIIATDATFERVPHRGAEVWMGKCLHCNAHLAVGLDGEPISRATIEHIVPRTAGGTDALENLGLACARCNQGKGSRHDAHFHRDARVRELVDRLLQKRRDRWRDPGDPDSE
- a CDS encoding cytochrome c3 family protein is translated as MSGPLFPRWTNTVSRLSAAMLLAVPAIAIGGLLAYVRSPHVTNQAHPVEQPIEFDHRHHAGDEQIDCRYCHWTVEKSPSAGIPSTTVCMSCHAQVWNKSPYLTEVRKAFFADQPIPWVRVHNLPDFVYFNHSIHVGKGVGCATCHGRVDQMGAIEQSAPLTMSWCLDCHRNPGPNLRPQEFITSMTWAPPTEKAEATALAEKLSKEYDVHSRTSCSTCHR